One Thomasclavelia spiroformis DSM 1552 DNA window includes the following coding sequences:
- a CDS encoding dihydroorotase: protein MTKILFKNGNVFYHGRLQKLDVLIEGKKIIEIDENIDVADKVIDLKGKLLTAGFVDLHVHLREPGFEHKETIATGTNSAKYGGYTHLVAMANTIPCMDDVETIKDFTNRVEKDAKVHTYTYSAITKELRGLELVDFKANNEEKIVVGFSDDGRGVQSKEMMEKAMKEVKAIDSIIVAHCEDESELQPGACINEGNYAKEHDLVGINNASEYNHAIRDLKLADEIKNRYHICHISTKETVLALAKARETNKLVSGEACPHHLILTDENIKDLNPNYKMNPPLRSKADLEALIKGINDDVVTVIATDHAPHAIEEKNKPIDKAPFGIIGNQHAFSLMYTYIVKKGLISLEKVLTCMSLNPAKIIGIDHDLEVGKMANFVIFDLDEEYTITKDNIKSKSINTPFLDTKCYGVLKYHVLDGVVSEI, encoded by the coding sequence GGTAGATTACAAAAATTAGATGTATTAATTGAAGGAAAAAAAATAATTGAGATAGATGAAAATATTGATGTTGCTGATAAAGTAATTGATTTAAAAGGAAAATTATTAACTGCAGGATTTGTTGATTTACATGTTCATTTAAGAGAACCAGGTTTTGAACATAAAGAGACAATTGCAACAGGTACTAATTCTGCAAAATATGGTGGTTATACTCATTTAGTTGCAATGGCTAATACAATTCCTTGTATGGATGATGTTGAAACGATTAAGGATTTTACTAACCGAGTAGAAAAAGATGCTAAAGTGCATACTTATACATATAGCGCAATTACTAAAGAATTAAGAGGATTAGAATTAGTTGATTTTAAAGCTAATAATGAAGAAAAAATAGTTGTTGGATTCTCTGATGATGGTAGAGGTGTTCAATCAAAAGAGATGATGGAAAAAGCAATGAAAGAAGTAAAAGCAATTGACTCAATTATTGTAGCTCATTGCGAAGATGAGAGTGAATTGCAGCCTGGTGCTTGTATCAATGAAGGAAATTATGCAAAAGAACATGATTTAGTGGGAATTAATAATGCTTCTGAATATAATCATGCAATTCGTGATCTAAAATTAGCAGATGAGATTAAAAATCGTTATCATATTTGTCATATCTCTACTAAAGAAACTGTATTGGCTCTAGCTAAAGCTAGAGAAACTAATAAATTAGTAAGTGGTGAAGCTTGTCCACATCACTTGATTTTAACTGATGAAAATATTAAAGATTTAAATCCTAATTATAAAATGAATCCACCTTTAAGAAGTAAAGCTGATTTAGAAGCATTAATTAAAGGAATAAATGATGATGTAGTGACAGTTATTGCTACTGATCATGCACCTCATGCAATTGAAGAAAAAAATAAACCAATTGATAAAGCTCCTTTTGGAATTATTGGTAATCAACATGCTTTTAGCTTAATGTATACATATATTGTAAAAAAAGGGTTAATTTCTTTAGAAAAAGTCCTTACTTGTATGTCATTAAATCCTGCTAAGATCATTGGAATTGATCATGATTTAGAAGTTGGAAAAATGGCTAATTTTGTAATTTTTGATCTTGATGAAGAATATACAATAACTAAAGATAATATTAAGTCTAAATCGATTAATACACCATTTTTAGATACTAAGTGTTATGGGGTATTAAAATATCATGTTTTAGATGGTGTAGTTAGTGAGATATAG
- a CDS encoding TIM-barrel domain-containing protein gives MKRLKKCLSLILAIAVCMSTFFASTTSLEVMAASENEIGNYTDFNNSDDGNVIIFNVDNAQVKVELCTARTLRVQLSLNGNDGYRPEDPQYYMVQKNEWPLVNKTIEDKGDYIQILTDQIEIRVQKNPFRIGMYDLDGNLISKDSDDQGMYWNDLGVRGVKKTEGSTNAGGIFGFGSGDHGRRSNLNRYDQDFSEFSMSHGRVIAPFFMSTVGYGIFLNTIEKDTAFYKHGGGFQTKNYLDYYFMYGPDFKTILNEYAEITGRMELYGKWAHGFMLSKYGNDNATQAEFLEWIHRLRDEDYPADCYVFDYGWRGDVADNGGNQTGAGQKWGKQMWNNDKTKFPDIDAMFKEADALGFRVGLHNNAGTPEASGGAELYKPENEARWVKSYMDSVITTGYGDWFWPDEFDVLGSNTAPTFSSKGAYEAWQEYTDQSRPMFITRGSYAGQHYATAWSGDINPTSQELTNQIGFSIDSGLIGYWASSHDLGGFMKRPSDELYTRWVSEFGAWNGIMRTHGHDGREPWTYSETAQETLRENLKIRYALYPYTYSLAWQGYSQGVPIMRAMLLEDDSQYNPDAWDLNEQYYYGDYFLVAPAADTKDTVVSVWLPPKTTWYNYYTGERYEGGENGKTIRVAAKLDEIPVFVKAGAIIPMGPEVDYADEKPLDPLTLDIYAKGESSFTLYEDDGQTREYITQNAYTTTTYDCIENGSEIDFKINERVNGNADVYTPVDRSYNLKFNHIESLGNVTINGSDISRVNSLDEYNATTEAYWLDSENNIVYVKTKDTGKEINVKLLEVVQKEPELGEEDESLPPQEINDGDVYELEDATLLPVSGDSLTVDTEWKGYTGTGFAKGFKAEGDALEFTVDVQQAGDYNLVLNVNNGKKNDPKYDNSPRQGTMYLNGQKLKDFEFEVTEKWGETVNGVKQGVWKKYTIENVSMSEGVNTFKFVAEGDRNPGNYNLDSLTFNKIDRSVDAFSQIEAENANSYEGFEITEDQVASGEKVLSTTTDGAWFGFNEVKGENKGGIKIRLKSSTGGKLTVYESGVGDKILATMDIPANDEWTTYEISSKDTDVTVSPIYLEFTALENSDFKCDVDWFNFVPKLPEINPGDIFELEDGEGITDSANNRLRVDTEWKGYSGSGYVAGWKDVGNYVEFTVDIKEAGTYNLVVNAGCGKKGSSIYDDTPRTGALYINDEKENDFEIQVTPTWGDSNKNGDWNEVTIANVELEAGKNTIKIRSEGDVNPGNFNLDYVRFDKVTTYQINATSNDETMGTVTITPEKDSYVQGDEVTLTAKPNERYEFVNWTLNGEVVSMDAEYKFTVSSDANYVANFKKVVVDSDKTALKIAIDLANAITDEDLANVVQAVVDEFIAARDEANAIYNDTSATQAEVNAAFDRLASAMHMLDFKQGDKTALKAFIDKVSGLDSSKYSTDTWATFETELNEANAVYNDENAMQPEVNSAYEELVKAFLNLRLIPDKSLLEELINQAEGLDSANYTKASYAVVENALLTAKAVYENPNATQEEVNSAKDVLEKAINSLEANTTTSVDNTASTPIDNTVKTPVNNGDTTASVKTGDQALVETLVGITLLSVAGFAILRKKEKD, from the coding sequence ATGAAAAGATTAAAGAAATGTCTAAGTTTGATACTTGCAATAGCTGTATGTATGTCGACGTTTTTTGCTTCGACTACAAGTTTAGAAGTTATGGCTGCAAGTGAAAATGAAATTGGAAATTACACTGATTTTAATAACAGTGATGATGGAAATGTTATTATCTTTAATGTAGATAATGCCCAAGTGAAAGTTGAATTATGTACAGCAAGAACGCTCAGAGTTCAATTGTCATTAAATGGTAATGATGGATATCGTCCTGAAGACCCACAATACTATATGGTACAAAAAAATGAATGGCCATTAGTAAATAAAACAATTGAAGATAAAGGGGACTATATTCAAATTTTAACTGATCAAATTGAAATTAGAGTACAAAAAAATCCATTTAGAATCGGAATGTATGATTTAGATGGAAATTTAATTAGTAAAGACTCTGATGATCAAGGGATGTACTGGAATGATTTAGGAGTTAGAGGAGTTAAAAAGACTGAAGGTAGTACAAATGCTGGGGGGATTTTTGGATTTGGTTCAGGTGATCATGGTAGAAGAAGTAATTTAAATCGTTATGATCAAGATTTTTCTGAATTTTCTATGTCTCATGGTCGAGTTATAGCTCCATTTTTCATGAGTACAGTAGGATATGGTATTTTCTTAAATACAATTGAAAAAGATACTGCATTCTATAAACATGGTGGAGGATTCCAAACTAAAAATTATTTAGATTATTATTTTATGTATGGACCTGATTTTAAAACTATTTTAAATGAGTATGCTGAAATTACTGGTAGAATGGAATTATATGGAAAATGGGCTCATGGTTTCATGTTATCTAAATATGGTAATGATAATGCGACTCAAGCAGAATTTTTAGAATGGATTCATCGTTTAAGAGACGAAGATTATCCAGCTGACTGTTATGTTTTTGACTATGGATGGCGCGGTGACGTTGCTGATAATGGGGGAAATCAAACAGGTGCCGGTCAAAAATGGGGAAAACAAATGTGGAACAATGATAAGACAAAGTTCCCAGATATCGATGCAATGTTTAAAGAAGCCGATGCACTTGGCTTTAGAGTAGGTTTACATAACAACGCAGGAACACCTGAAGCTTCTGGGGGAGCTGAATTATACAAACCAGAAAATGAAGCAAGATGGGTAAAATCTTACATGGATAGCGTTATTACAACTGGATATGGTGATTGGTTCTGGCCAGATGAATTTGATGTATTAGGAAGCAATACAGCTCCAACATTCTCATCTAAAGGTGCTTATGAAGCATGGCAAGAATATACCGATCAAAGTCGTCCAATGTTTATAACTCGTGGAAGTTATGCTGGACAACATTATGCAACTGCATGGTCTGGCGATATTAATCCAACTTCACAGGAATTGACTAATCAAATTGGATTTAGTATTGATTCTGGTTTAATTGGATATTGGGCAAGTTCACATGATTTAGGTGGATTCATGAAACGCCCAAGTGATGAATTATATACACGCTGGGTATCTGAATTTGGAGCATGGAATGGAATTATGCGTACTCACGGTCATGATGGACGTGAACCATGGACTTACAGTGAAACAGCTCAAGAAACTTTAAGAGAAAATTTAAAGATTCGTTATGCATTATATCCATATACATACTCTTTAGCATGGCAAGGATATAGTCAAGGTGTACCAATCATGCGTGCAATGCTACTTGAAGATGATAGCCAATATAATCCAGATGCATGGGATTTAAATGAACAATATTATTATGGTGATTATTTCTTAGTAGCACCTGCTGCTGATACTAAAGATACAGTTGTTTCAGTTTGGTTACCACCTAAAACAACATGGTATAATTATTATACAGGTGAACGCTATGAAGGTGGCGAAAATGGAAAAACAATTAGAGTAGCTGCTAAATTGGATGAAATTCCAGTATTTGTCAAAGCTGGAGCAATTATTCCAATGGGACCTGAAGTTGACTACGCTGATGAAAAACCATTAGATCCACTTACATTAGATATTTATGCTAAAGGTGAAAGTAGCTTTACATTATATGAAGATGATGGTCAAACTCGTGAATATATTACCCAAAATGCTTACACTACTACAACATATGATTGTATAGAAAATGGTAGTGAAATTGATTTTAAAATCAATGAACGAGTAAATGGAAATGCAGATGTATATACACCTGTAGATAGATCTTACAATTTAAAATTCAATCATATTGAATCATTAGGAAATGTTACTATTAACGGTAGTGATATTAGTCGTGTTAATTCATTAGATGAGTATAATGCAACTACAGAAGCATATTGGTTAGATAGTGAAAATAACATTGTATATGTAAAAACTAAAGATACTGGTAAAGAAATCAATGTTAAATTATTAGAAGTTGTACAAAAAGAACCTGAATTAGGTGAAGAAGATGAAAGTCTTCCACCACAAGAAATTAATGATGGTGATGTTTATGAATTAGAAGATGCAACTTTATTACCAGTAAGTGGTGATAGTCTTACTGTTGATACTGAATGGAAAGGTTATACAGGAACAGGATTTGCTAAAGGATTTAAAGCAGAAGGGGATGCACTTGAATTTACTGTTGATGTACAACAAGCAGGAGATTACAATCTAGTTTTAAATGTTAACAATGGAAAGAAAAATGATCCTAAATATGATAATAGTCCACGTCAAGGTACAATGTATCTAAATGGTCAAAAATTAAAGGATTTTGAATTTGAAGTAACTGAAAAATGGGGCGAAACAGTCAATGGCGTAAAACAAGGGGTATGGAAGAAATATACAATTGAAAATGTGTCAATGAGTGAAGGTGTCAATACATTTAAATTTGTTGCTGAAGGTGATAGGAATCCAGGAAATTATAATTTAGATTCACTTACATTTAATAAAATCGATCGTTCTGTTGATGCATTTAGTCAAATCGAAGCTGAAAATGCAAATAGTTATGAAGGGTTTGAAATCACTGAAGATCAAGTAGCTAGTGGTGAAAAAGTACTTTCTACTACTACTGATGGTGCATGGTTTGGATTTAATGAAGTTAAAGGTGAAAATAAAGGTGGAATAAAAATTCGCTTAAAGAGCAGTACTGGTGGAAAACTTACAGTATATGAAAGTGGTGTCGGTGATAAGATTTTAGCTACAATGGATATCCCAGCTAATGATGAATGGACTACTTATGAAATATCATCAAAAGATACAGACGTTACTGTAAGTCCAATTTACTTAGAATTTACTGCTTTAGAAAATAGCGATTTTAAATGTGATGTTGATTGGTTCAATTTCGTACCAAAATTACCAGAAATTAATCCAGGTGATATCTTTGAATTAGAAGATGGAGAAGGTATCACAGATTCAGCAAATAACCGTTTAAGAGTAGATACAGAATGGAAAGGATATTCTGGTAGCGGATATGTAGCAGGATGGAAAGATGTAGGAAACTACGTTGAATTTACTGTGGATATTAAAGAAGCTGGAACTTATAACTTAGTAGTAAACGCTGGATGCGGTAAAAAAGGTTCATCTATATATGATGACACTCCAAGAACTGGAGCATTATATATTAACGATGAAAAAGAAAATGATTTTGAAATTCAAGTAACTCCTACATGGGGTGACAGTAATAAAAATGGTGATTGGAACGAAGTTACAATTGCAAATGTTGAATTAGAGGCTGGTAAAAATACGATTAAAATTCGTAGCGAAGGTGATGTAAACCCAGGAAACTTCAATCTTGATTACGTGCGCTTTGATAAAGTAACAACATATCAAATAAATGCAACAAGTAATGATGAAACAATGGGAACTGTAACAATCACACCTGAAAAAGATAGTTATGTACAAGGTGATGAAGTAACATTAACTGCTAAACCAAATGAAAGATACGAATTTGTAAACTGGACATTAAATGGTGAAGTAGTTAGCATGGATGCAGAATATAAATTCACTGTATCATCTGATGCAAATTATGTAGCTAATTTTAAAAAAGTGGTTGTTGATAGTGATAAAACAGCATTAAAGATTGCAATTGATCTAGCAAATGCAATTACTGATGAAGATTTAGCTAATGTTGTACAAGCAGTAGTTGATGAATTCATTGCGGCTAGAGATGAAGCTAATGCAATTTACAATGATACAAGTGCAACACAGGCAGAAGTAAACGCAGCATTTGATCGTCTTGCAAGTGCAATGCATATGTTAGACTTTAAACAAGGAGATAAAACAGCATTAAAAGCATTTATCGATAAAGTTAGTGGATTAGATTCAAGTAAATATTCAACAGATACATGGGCAACATTTGAAACAGAATTAAATGAAGCAAATGCTGTATACAACGATGAAAATGCAATGCAACCAGAAGTAAACAGTGCATATGAAGAATTAGTAAAAGCATTCTTGAACTTAAGATTAATTCCAGATAAGAGTTTATTAGAAGAGTTGATCAATCAAGCAGAAGGATTGGACAGTGCAAACTATACAAAAGCATCATATGCTGTAGTAGAAAATGCTTTATTAACAGCAAAAGCAGTATATGAAAATCCAAATGCAACACAAGAAGAAGTAAATAGTGCAAAAGATGTATTAGAAAAAGCAATCAATAGCTTAGAAGCAAATACAACAACATCAGTAGATAACACAGCAAGTACACCGATTGATAATACTGTAAAAACACCAGTAAATAATGGTGATACAACTGCAAGTGTAAAAACAGGTGATCAAGCACTAGTAGAAACATTAGTAGGAATTACATTATTATCTGTTGCAGGATTTGCAATACTTAGAAAAAAAGAAAAAGATTAA
- a CDS encoding dihydroorotate dehydrogenase electron transfer subunit → MANLQGIMKIISIKNIANDVYEMVLEGKGAKYISAPGQFINIKINDSLQPYLRRPMSISDYDDNHITIVFKVVGEGTEILKNKEIGSMLDCLIGLGNGFTIKDGKALLIGGGLGTPPLYNLGKKLKEQGIEVTTVLGFNSAADVFYQEKFAEFSNVYVATMDGSLGTKGTVIDVIKNEQIEFDNYYSCGPEPMLDALALNYPENGQLSFEARMGCGFGACMGCSCKVKTKPYKRICVEGPILYSEEVIVNG, encoded by the coding sequence ATGGCTAATTTACAGGGAATAATGAAAATAATTAGTATTAAAAATATTGCAAATGATGTTTATGAAATGGTTTTAGAAGGTAAAGGAGCTAAATATATTAGTGCTCCTGGACAGTTTATTAATATTAAAATAAATGATAGTCTACAACCATATTTACGAAGACCAATGTCAATTAGTGATTATGATGATAATCATATTACAATTGTATTTAAAGTTGTTGGTGAAGGAACTGAAATTTTAAAGAATAAAGAAATTGGTAGTATGCTTGATTGTCTAATTGGACTTGGAAATGGATTTACAATCAAAGATGGTAAAGCTTTATTAATTGGTGGTGGTTTAGGAACTCCTCCTTTATATAATTTAGGTAAAAAATTAAAAGAACAAGGTATTGAAGTAACTACTGTTTTAGGATTTAATAGTGCAGCTGATGTTTTTTATCAAGAAAAATTTGCAGAATTTTCAAATGTTTATGTTGCAACAATGGATGGAAGTTTAGGAACAAAGGGAACAGTTATTGATGTTATTAAAAATGAACAAATAGAATTTGATAATTATTATAGTTGTGGACCAGAACCAATGTTAGATGCTTTAGCATTAAATTATCCAGAAAATGGACAATTATCTTTTGAAGCAAGAATGGGATGTGGTTTTGGAGCGTGTATGGGATGTTCATGCAAAGTTAAAACCAAACCATATAAACGTATTTGTGTTGAAGGACCAATTTTATATAGTGAAGAGGTGATTGTAAATGGCTAA
- a CDS encoding ATP-dependent helicase produces MDLDKLLNKNQKEAATYLDSHLRIIAGAGSGKTRVITYRIAYLIDEIGVDPRKILAITFTNKAANEMKERVVDLLGVHALGSLICTIHSLCVRILRQHINVINYPSNFTIMDEEDQKALIKKIYNQLQIDAKTISIKSMIATISNYKMANITPEKALEFAGSFQGEIKKAKVYKEYLEYQENHFLLDFDDLLLKTVYIFENYPDVLEKWQYRFQYIHVDEFQDVGNIEYRLVKLMSDKAITCVVGDPDQTIYSFRGANVNYILDFDKDFKPCKTIVLNQNYRSTGNILNISNCLIRKNKNRLEKELFTEATGGGEVIHYTAKNEQDEAEYICSEIEKIINDVDGVNYRNFAILYRANYLSRTIEQCLISHGIDYRIFGGLKFFSRKEIKDALSYLQLVCNSEDLAFERIINVPSRGIGKKTIENIQAVARNNNVSLYEALTLFSDQIKLSSKAKKEIRILVAAIEKAKQSNLPLHEMFENLMNDIGYIEMLNKNLEENRIDNIHELQRSIYEFESQNPDLATIENYLQEIALYTDSDDNDDSQYVSLMTIHMAKGLEFDYVFVLGLSEGIFPSFRALSESDEGIEEERRLAYVAFTRAKKQLYLTDSEGFSFVTDSPKISSRFVEEIGKEGIKHIGTRPRFKTSNYINTNLSKDELIGNNQVSDWASGDFVMHDTFGKGVVVKVNGNTLDIAFELPAGLKTLMAGHKALKKLTN; encoded by the coding sequence ATGGATTTAGATAAATTATTAAATAAAAATCAAAAAGAAGCAGCTACTTATCTTGATAGTCATTTAAGAATAATAGCCGGTGCGGGTTCTGGTAAAACACGTGTTATTACATATCGAATAGCATATTTGATCGATGAAATTGGGGTTGATCCAAGAAAAATTTTAGCGATAACTTTTACTAATAAAGCAGCTAATGAAATGAAAGAAAGAGTTGTTGATTTATTGGGTGTTCATGCTTTAGGTTCATTGATTTGTACGATTCATTCATTATGTGTAAGAATTTTAAGACAACATATTAATGTAATCAATTATCCTAGTAATTTTACTATTATGGATGAAGAAGATCAAAAAGCATTAATTAAAAAAATCTATAATCAATTACAAATTGATGCAAAAACAATTAGTATAAAAAGCATGATTGCAACTATTTCTAATTATAAAATGGCAAACATTACACCAGAAAAAGCATTAGAATTTGCTGGTTCATTTCAAGGAGAAATAAAAAAAGCAAAAGTTTATAAAGAATACTTAGAATATCAAGAAAATCATTTTTTATTAGATTTTGATGATTTGTTATTAAAAACGGTATATATTTTTGAAAACTATCCTGATGTATTAGAAAAATGGCAATATCGCTTTCAATATATTCATGTTGATGAGTTTCAAGATGTTGGTAATATTGAATATCGTTTAGTTAAATTAATGTCAGATAAAGCAATTACATGTGTTGTTGGAGATCCTGATCAAACAATTTATTCATTTAGAGGTGCTAATGTTAACTATATTTTGGATTTTGATAAAGATTTTAAACCATGTAAAACAATTGTTTTAAATCAAAATTATCGTTCAACAGGAAATATTTTAAATATATCTAACTGTTTAATTAGAAAAAATAAAAATCGTTTAGAAAAAGAATTGTTTACTGAAGCTACTGGTGGTGGTGAAGTTATTCATTACACTGCTAAAAATGAACAAGATGAAGCAGAGTATATCTGTAGTGAAATTGAAAAAATAATTAATGATGTTGATGGTGTAAATTATCGTAATTTTGCGATTTTATATCGTGCAAATTATTTATCACGAACAATTGAACAATGTTTAATTTCTCATGGTATTGATTATCGTATTTTTGGAGGATTGAAATTCTTTAGTCGTAAAGAAATTAAAGATGCATTAAGTTATTTACAATTAGTTTGTAATAGTGAAGATTTAGCATTTGAACGAATAATTAATGTACCAAGTCGTGGAATTGGTAAAAAAACAATAGAAAATATTCAAGCTGTTGCTAGAAATAATAATGTTAGTTTATATGAAGCTTTAACATTATTTAGTGATCAAATAAAGTTATCTTCAAAAGCCAAAAAAGAAATTAGAATATTAGTAGCTGCTATAGAAAAAGCTAAACAATCTAATTTACCTTTACATGAGATGTTTGAAAATCTAATGAATGATATTGGTTATATTGAAATGTTAAATAAAAATTTAGAAGAAAATCGTATTGATAACATTCATGAGTTACAGCGATCAATTTATGAATTTGAAAGTCAAAATCCTGATCTTGCTACAATTGAAAATTACTTACAAGAAATTGCGTTATATACTGATAGTGATGACAATGATGATAGTCAATATGTAAGTTTAATGACAATTCATATGGCAAAAGGTTTAGAATTTGATTATGTATTTGTACTTGGTTTATCAGAAGGAATTTTTCCAAGTTTTAGAGCATTAAGCGAATCTGATGAAGGTATTGAAGAAGAACGAAGATTAGCATATGTTGCTTTTACTAGAGCTAAAAAACAGCTTTATCTAACTGATAGTGAAGGGTTTAGTTTTGTTACTGATTCTCCTAAAATATCAAGTCGTTTTGTTGAAGAAATTGGTAAAGAAGGAATAAAACATATAGGCACAAGACCTCGCTTTAAAACTTCTAATTATATTAACACTAATTTAAGTAAAGATGAATTAATAGGAAATAATCAAGTCAGTGATTGGGCATCAGGTGATTTTGTCATGCATGATACATTTGGAAAAGGTGTTGTTGTTAAGGTTAATGGTAATACACTTGATATTGCCTTTGAATTACCAGCAGGATTAAAAACATTAATGGCAGGACACAAGGCATTGAAAAAATTAACTAATTAG
- a CDS encoding dihydroorotate dehydrogenase has product MANLKVFLPGLEMKNPIIPASGTFGFGYEFSKFYDINILGSIMLKGTTLEPRYGNPLPRIAEGPSGLLNAIGLQNPGVDAVMNEELEKLRPLYNDKVIANIGGSAPEDYVETAKRLSNHDMVGALELNISCPNVHSGGIQFGTNPEMAADLTRRVKEVSKVPVYVKLSPNVTDIVAMAKVVEEAGADGITMINTLVGMRFDFKTGKPIIANKTGGYSGPAIFPVALRMVYQVSQAVKIPVIGMGGIQSARDVIEMMSAGASAVAIGCQNLIDPYACKKIIEDLEVLVEQLGIDDINDLVGRSHKF; this is encoded by the coding sequence ATGGCTAATTTAAAAGTATTTTTACCTGGTTTAGAGATGAAAAATCCAATTATTCCTGCTAGTGGAACTTTTGGATTTGGATATGAATTTTCTAAATTTTATGATATTAATATTTTAGGTTCAATAATGTTAAAAGGAACAACATTAGAACCACGTTATGGAAATCCATTACCTAGAATTGCAGAAGGCCCTAGTGGTTTATTAAATGCAATTGGTCTTCAAAATCCTGGGGTCGATGCAGTAATGAATGAAGAATTAGAAAAACTAAGACCTTTATATAATGATAAAGTAATTGCTAATATCGGGGGTAGTGCACCAGAAGATTATGTAGAAACAGCAAAACGTTTATCTAATCATGATATGGTTGGGGCTTTAGAATTAAATATTTCTTGTCCAAATGTACATAGCGGTGGAATTCAATTTGGAACTAATCCAGAAATGGCTGCAGATTTAACTCGCCGTGTTAAAGAAGTTTCTAAAGTTCCAGTTTACGTAAAATTATCACCAAATGTTACTGATATTGTAGCAATGGCAAAAGTTGTTGAAGAAGCTGGAGCTGATGGAATTACAATGATTAATACCCTAGTAGGAATGCGTTTTGATTTTAAAACAGGAAAACCAATTATTGCTAATAAAACTGGAGGATACTCAGGACCAGCAATTTTCCCAGTTGCTTTAAGAATGGTTTATCAGGTAAGTCAAGCAGTCAAGATTCCTGTAATTGGAATGGGGGGAATTCAAAGTGCTCGTGATGTAATTGAAATGATGTCAGCGGGTGCCAGTGCTGTAGCAATTGGATGCCAAAATTTAATTGATCCATATGCTTGTAAAAAAATAATTGAAGATTTAGAAGTATTAGTTGAACAACTAGGAATTGATGATATTAATGATTTAGTTGGACGTTCACATAAATTTTGA